The Candidatus Polarisedimenticolaceae bacterium genome has a window encoding:
- the dnaK gene encoding molecular chaperone DnaK — protein sequence MSKIIGIDLGTTNSVVAIMEGGSPNVLANAEGGRLTPSVVAVTDKGDRLVGQVAKRQAITNPTNTVYSIKRFMGRKFAELKDEIRRVPYKVTPAENGDAVVEIQGKRHTPPEVSAMVLRKMKEAAESYLGETVTRAVITVPAYFNDAQRQATKDAGQIAGLTVERIVNEPTAAALAYGLDKKKDETIAVFDFGGGTFDISILEVGEGVVEVKSTNGDTHLGGDDIDHALMDWIVAEFKRDQGIDLSGDKMALQRLKEAAEKAKCELSTVAETEINLPFITADASGPKHLQLRLNRARFEQLVEPILRRTLEPCARALADAGLKPGDVDEIVLVGGSTRIPKVQDMVKGYFGKEPHKGVNPDEVVAIGAAIQAGVLGGEVKDILLLDVTPLSLGIETLGGVFTRLIARNTTIPSRKAEVFSTAADGQTTVEVHVLQGEREMARDNKTLGRFHLDGIPAAPRGVPQIEVAFDIDANGIVHVAAKDLGTGKEQKITITASSGLSKDEVERMVKEADAHAAEDRKRREAVEAKNRADQLVYQVEKTLQENAAKLPETEQAPVREALASVKSALEQGDADAISRATTELEKVSHRMAEAIYRAAGTAPEGGAEASETPGATSGSSGDVIDAEVVDDRKQR from the coding sequence ATGAGCAAGATCATCGGGATCGACCTGGGGACCACGAACTCGGTCGTGGCGATCATGGAAGGGGGCTCGCCCAACGTGCTGGCGAACGCGGAGGGCGGCCGCCTGACCCCCTCGGTCGTCGCCGTCACCGACAAGGGCGATCGGCTCGTCGGCCAGGTCGCCAAGCGGCAGGCGATCACGAACCCGACCAACACGGTCTATTCGATCAAGCGATTCATGGGCCGGAAGTTCGCGGAGCTCAAGGACGAGATCCGGCGGGTTCCCTACAAGGTCACCCCGGCCGAGAACGGCGATGCGGTCGTCGAGATCCAGGGGAAGCGCCACACGCCCCCCGAGGTGTCGGCGATGGTGCTGCGCAAGATGAAGGAGGCCGCCGAGTCCTACCTCGGCGAGACCGTGACCCGCGCGGTGATCACCGTGCCGGCGTACTTCAACGACGCCCAGCGCCAGGCCACCAAGGACGCGGGGCAGATCGCCGGCCTCACCGTCGAGCGCATCGTCAACGAGCCGACGGCGGCGGCCCTCGCCTACGGCCTCGACAAGAAGAAGGACGAGACGATCGCCGTCTTCGACTTCGGCGGCGGCACCTTCGACATCTCGATCCTCGAGGTGGGGGAGGGGGTCGTCGAGGTGAAGTCGACCAACGGCGACACGCATCTCGGCGGCGACGACATCGACCATGCGCTGATGGACTGGATCGTCGCCGAGTTCAAGCGCGACCAGGGGATCGACCTCTCCGGCGACAAGATGGCCCTGCAGCGCCTCAAGGAGGCCGCCGAGAAGGCCAAGTGCGAGCTGTCCACCGTCGCCGAGACCGAGATCAACCTGCCGTTCATCACGGCCGACGCGTCGGGGCCGAAGCACCTGCAGCTGCGGCTCAACCGGGCGCGCTTCGAGCAGCTGGTGGAGCCGATCCTGCGCCGGACCCTCGAGCCGTGCGCCCGGGCCCTCGCGGACGCGGGGCTGAAGCCGGGGGACGTCGACGAGATCGTCCTCGTCGGCGGCTCCACCCGCATCCCGAAGGTGCAGGACATGGTCAAGGGCTACTTCGGGAAGGAGCCTCACAAGGGCGTGAACCCCGACGAGGTCGTCGCCATCGGTGCGGCCATCCAGGCCGGCGTCCTCGGCGGCGAGGTGAAGGACATCCTCCTGCTCGACGTCACCCCGCTGTCGCTGGGGATCGAGACGCTGGGCGGCGTGTTCACGCGCCTGATCGCGCGGAACACGACGATCCCGTCCCGCAAGGCCGAGGTGTTCTCGACCGCCGCGGACGGGCAGACGACCGTCGAGGTGCACGTGCTGCAGGGGGAGCGCGAGATGGCGCGCGACAACAAGACCCTCGGCCGCTTCCATCTCGACGGCATCCCGGCGGCCCCGCGCGGCGTTCCGCAGATCGAGGTCGCCTTCGACATCGACGCGAACGGGATCGTGCACGTCGCCGCGAAGGATCTCGGCACCGGCAAGGAGCAGAAGATCACGATCACCGCGTCCTCGGGCCTCTCCAAGGACGAGGTCGAGCGGATGGTGAAGGAGGCCGACGCCCACGCTGCCGAGGACCGCAAGCGCCGGGAGGCGGTCGAGGCGAAAAACCGCGCCGACCAGCTCGTCTACCAGGTCGAGAAGACGCTGCAGGAAAACGCCGCGAAGCTGCCGGAGACGGAGCAGGCCCCGGTCCGCGAGGCGCTGGCCTCGGTCAAGAGCGCGCTCGAGCAGGGAGACGCCGACGCGATCTCCCGCGCCACGACCGAGCTCGAAAAGGTCTCGCACCGCATGGCCGAAGCGATCTATCGTGCGGCGGGAACGGCGCCCGAGGGCGGCGCGGAAGCGTCGGAAACCCCCGGCGCGACGTCGGGCTCGTCCGGCGACGTGATCGACGCGGAAGTGGTGGACGACCGCAAGCAGCGTTAG
- a CDS encoding Hsp20/alpha crystallin family protein — protein MARNEWDPLKELETVQRRMNQLFESAMDRTNFDADGGFGSWAPSADLYETTDEVVAYVELPGIPPSDVSLRLDGDSLVVEGERRMERAAPGEQYHRVERSYGRFQRKLALPAGVDRDSANASFRDGVLVVTLRKSPDDRSRPIKLEIR, from the coding sequence ATGGCGCGCAACGAGTGGGATCCGCTCAAGGAGCTCGAGACCGTCCAGCGGCGGATGAACCAGCTCTTCGAGAGTGCGATGGACCGGACCAACTTCGACGCCGACGGCGGCTTCGGCAGCTGGGCGCCGTCGGCGGACCTGTACGAGACGACGGACGAGGTCGTCGCCTACGTCGAGCTCCCGGGGATCCCGCCGTCCGACGTCTCGCTCCGCCTCGACGGCGATTCCCTGGTGGTCGAGGGGGAGCGGCGCATGGAGCGCGCCGCGCCCGGAGAGCAGTACCACCGCGTCGAGCGCTCGTACGGCCGCTTCCAGCGCAAGCTCGCCCTTCCCGCCGGCGTGGACCGCGACTCCGCGAACGCGAGCTTCCGGGACGGCGTGCTCGTGGTGACGCTCCGCAAGTCCCCCGACGACCGCTCGCGGCCGATCAAGCTCGAGATCCGCTGA
- a CDS encoding RNA polymerase sigma factor RpoD/SigA produces the protein MSEERETSRGGGSESLKKYLKEISRLPRITAEEERVLGRRIHKGDHDALRKLVEANLRFVVSYAKRYRGCGLSFLDLINEGNIGLIEAAKRFDPDKNVKFITYAVWWVRQAIIHALSDQSGAFRLPQKQANLLYRIGKAQASLRSELKRTPTAQEIATRMDVTEVEVTNLLQVADENISLSAVIDEEHEFHLADKLEQDTIPAADIVYLRASLKRHVRQALGELDEKEERVLRLRFGLDGAEPKTLKEIGEMMDLSRERIRQIEAQALDKLNRSQKCQQLRGYLN, from the coding sequence ATGAGCGAGGAGCGCGAGACATCCCGGGGCGGCGGCTCGGAGTCGCTGAAGAAGTACCTGAAGGAGATCTCGCGCCTTCCCCGCATCACCGCGGAGGAGGAGAGGGTCCTCGGGCGCCGCATTCACAAGGGCGACCACGACGCGCTTCGCAAGCTCGTCGAGGCCAATCTCCGGTTCGTCGTCTCCTACGCGAAGCGTTACCGGGGCTGCGGCCTGTCGTTCCTCGACCTCATCAACGAGGGGAACATCGGCCTGATCGAAGCGGCCAAGCGCTTCGACCCGGACAAGAACGTCAAGTTCATCACCTACGCCGTGTGGTGGGTCCGCCAGGCGATCATCCACGCGCTGAGCGACCAGAGCGGCGCCTTCCGCCTCCCGCAGAAGCAGGCCAACCTGCTCTACCGGATCGGCAAGGCCCAGGCGAGCCTGCGCTCCGAGCTCAAGCGGACTCCGACCGCCCAGGAGATCGCCACGCGCATGGACGTGACCGAGGTGGAGGTGACGAACCTCCTCCAGGTCGCCGACGAGAACATCTCGTTGTCCGCCGTGATCGACGAGGAGCACGAGTTCCACCTCGCCGACAAACTCGAGCAGGACACGATTCCCGCGGCCGACATCGTCTACCTCCGCGCGTCGCTCAAGCGCCACGTCCGTCAGGCGCTGGGCGAGCTCGACGAGAAGGAGGAGCGCGTCCTGCGGCTGCGGTTCGGCCTCGACGGGGCGGAGCCCAAGACGCTCAAGGAGATCGGCGAGATGATGGACCTCTCCCGCGAGCGGATCCGCCAGATCGAGGCCCAGGCCCTCGACAAGCTCAACCGCTCGCAGAAGTGCCAGCAGCTGCGCGGCTACCTGAACTGA
- a CDS encoding ATP-binding protein yields MGDPVCATCGGTGFELRTSESGVVTSVRCACSARDRNAALLKLARIPRRYEHCTLENYGPRDASQAKAKQHVADWVERWPLDVTHGLLLWGPPGTGKTHLLVGAVRTLVEAKGCKALFYDQRELLKALQGTFDAGSSRSESDILEPILEAELLVLDDLGAGRTTPWARDVLHDIIGHRYNASLPILATTNRPIGEPGSAAPADPLREALTLYDRLGEPLLSRLFEMCTIVEVRGGDFRREILNADFHAARPEGRKR; encoded by the coding sequence GTGGGCGATCCGGTCTGCGCGACGTGCGGCGGGACGGGGTTCGAGCTGCGCACCTCGGAGAGCGGGGTCGTCACCTCGGTACGTTGCGCCTGTTCCGCCCGCGACCGGAATGCCGCGCTGCTCAAGCTCGCGCGCATCCCCCGACGCTACGAGCACTGCACGCTCGAGAACTACGGCCCCCGCGACGCGAGCCAGGCCAAGGCGAAACAGCACGTCGCCGACTGGGTCGAGCGGTGGCCCCTCGACGTCACGCACGGTCTTCTGCTCTGGGGCCCGCCGGGGACGGGCAAGACGCATCTGCTCGTGGGAGCCGTGCGCACGCTCGTCGAGGCGAAGGGCTGCAAGGCGCTCTTCTACGACCAGCGCGAGCTGCTCAAGGCGCTCCAGGGGACCTTCGACGCCGGCTCCTCCCGATCGGAGTCGGACATCCTGGAGCCGATCCTCGAAGCGGAGCTTCTGGTGCTCGACGACCTCGGAGCGGGACGCACGACGCCTTGGGCGCGGGACGTACTGCACGACATCATCGGCCACCGCTACAACGCCAGCCTTCCGATCCTCGCGACGACCAACCGCCCGATCGGCGAGCCGGGAAGCGCCGCTCCCGCGGATCCCCTCCGCGAGGCGCTCACGCTGTACGACCGACTTGGCGAGCCGCTCCTCTCGCGGCTCTTCGAGATGTGCACCATCGTGGAGGTGCGCGGCGGCGACTTCCGGCGGGAGATCCTGAACGCGGACTTCCACGCGGCGCGCCCGGAGGGACGCAAGCGATGA
- a CDS encoding enoyl-CoA hydratase-related protein, whose product MTAELRNLRYEIRGGAAWITIHRPEKLNALDRATVDEIPVAIDRALHDPDAGAIVVTGAGERAFVAGADIAEMAGLDARDGQEFSLRLLASFERVERSPKPVIAAVNGFALGGGCELAMACHVRIASDAAKFGQPEVLLGLIPGAGGTQRLTRLVGRGKALDLILSGETIDAAEALRIGLVDRLVPAEGLVAAVDAYVAKLRQKSPVALARALQAVISGAETSQAEALRLEAALFGLCFATDDFREGTRAFLEKRKPVFPGR is encoded by the coding sequence ATGACCGCCGAGCTCCGGAACCTGCGTTACGAGATCCGAGGCGGCGCGGCGTGGATCACGATCCACCGCCCCGAGAAGCTCAACGCCCTCGACCGCGCCACCGTGGACGAGATCCCGGTGGCGATCGACCGCGCGCTGCACGATCCCGACGCGGGGGCGATCGTCGTCACCGGGGCGGGCGAACGCGCGTTCGTGGCGGGCGCGGACATCGCGGAGATGGCCGGACTCGACGCGCGGGACGGCCAGGAGTTCTCGTTGCGCCTGCTCGCGTCGTTCGAGCGCGTCGAGCGATCGCCCAAGCCGGTGATCGCGGCGGTGAACGGGTTCGCACTCGGCGGCGGATGCGAGCTCGCGATGGCGTGCCACGTCCGGATCGCCTCCGACGCCGCGAAGTTCGGCCAGCCCGAGGTCCTCCTCGGGCTGATCCCCGGGGCGGGAGGCACGCAGCGGCTCACGCGGCTCGTCGGGCGCGGCAAGGCGCTCGATCTCATCCTGTCGGGGGAGACGATCGACGCCGCGGAGGCCCTTCGCATCGGCCTCGTGGACCGTCTCGTCCCGGCGGAAGGGCTCGTCGCCGCGGTCGACGCGTACGTCGCGAAGCTCCGGCAGAAAAGCCCCGTCGCCCTCGCGCGGGCGCTGCAGGCCGTGATCTCGGGCGCCGAGACCTCGCAGGCGGAGGCGCTGCGGCTCGAGGCCGCCCTGTTCGGCCTGTGCTTCGCGACGGACGATTTCCGCGAAGGGACGCGCGCGTTCCTCGAGAAGCGGAAACCCGTGTTTCCGGGACGCTGA
- a CDS encoding LptA/OstA family protein, protein MARLRGLRLAIPILLVAGAASIWLVLRRSDRPVASLSDVGPGTDTHIEGFTFTDLVGGRRRLSVSAKLGSFDAQGGFTLEGVERIEIDREGADPLVLRADRGSGAGAEGRRVIRLDGGVEMRDAAAGLQVRLPSIEIDQIQGTARSLGEVEIEAPGWRGTASAAVYGLAKGATSELYRLEASTVEGATLVAGRVAIDRSTGALRLDGGVDYRAGTDQLRADDATAERDENGRVRRLTANGSVQGVAEREPGKPTSWRAAQADVTWDAEGRVTAAILRGNASIEQPQASLLAATIEAAARAEGGFDVDAEGGVVWNGMWGGSPARLQCGTLEGVLDAAGTLRQGQARDGVRFEGRDAAGEADRATFAPGEPFGKVTLEAAGTVRARVRSGRTRVVADRIVASARGDRLEAEGRVEATLLPDAERTAAGAALFDAKQTVHFVAGRLESEDGGRQLRFRQAVRGWQEDRTLSADEVDADAKGDALDARGKVATRLPRGKQAAASDADYLEVTSNALAYRGAESQATYTGNVRARLAEGWFESARLVVLLRKPEGGIREVRAFDNVRLEFADTDEQGMPRPVTGKADRLVWDPVASVARLFGDKAPAEVRREGEKGGTTTGRVLRYRLDADVVEVESTSERAP, encoded by the coding sequence GTGGCACGCCTGCGCGGCCTGCGTCTGGCCATCCCGATCCTGCTCGTCGCCGGCGCCGCTTCGATCTGGCTCGTGCTCCGGCGCAGCGACCGGCCGGTCGCGTCGCTGTCGGACGTCGGGCCAGGGACGGACACCCACATCGAGGGGTTCACGTTCACCGATCTGGTGGGCGGACGCCGCCGCCTGAGCGTCAGCGCCAAGCTCGGGAGCTTCGACGCGCAGGGCGGGTTCACGCTCGAGGGGGTCGAGCGCATCGAGATCGATCGCGAGGGCGCGGACCCCCTCGTCCTGCGCGCCGACCGCGGCTCGGGCGCCGGCGCGGAAGGCCGGCGCGTCATCCGTCTCGACGGCGGCGTGGAGATGCGAGACGCCGCCGCCGGACTGCAGGTCCGGCTCCCTTCGATCGAGATCGATCAGATCCAGGGGACGGCGAGGTCCTTGGGCGAGGTGGAGATCGAGGCCCCCGGCTGGAGGGGGACGGCGAGCGCGGCGGTCTACGGTCTCGCGAAAGGCGCCACGAGCGAGCTCTATCGACTCGAGGCGTCGACCGTCGAGGGAGCGACCCTCGTGGCCGGCCGGGTGGCGATCGACCGCTCCACCGGGGCGCTGCGGCTGGACGGGGGCGTGGACTACCGCGCGGGAACGGACCAGCTTCGCGCGGACGACGCGACCGCCGAGCGGGACGAGAACGGCCGCGTACGCCGCCTGACCGCGAACGGCTCCGTCCAGGGAGTCGCCGAGCGCGAGCCGGGCAAGCCCACGTCCTGGCGCGCCGCGCAGGCCGACGTGACCTGGGACGCCGAAGGTCGGGTCACCGCCGCGATCCTCCGCGGGAACGCGAGCATCGAGCAGCCGCAGGCCTCCCTCCTCGCCGCGACGATCGAGGCCGCGGCGAGGGCCGAGGGCGGATTCGACGTCGACGCGGAAGGCGGAGTCGTCTGGAACGGGATGTGGGGCGGGTCTCCGGCCCGCCTCCAATGCGGCACCCTCGAGGGGGTGCTCGACGCCGCCGGGACGCTGCGCCAGGGCCAGGCCAGGGACGGCGTGCGGTTCGAAGGTCGCGACGCGGCGGGCGAAGCCGACCGCGCGACCTTCGCTCCCGGCGAGCCCTTCGGGAAGGTCACCCTCGAAGCGGCCGGTACGGTCCGCGCCCGCGTGCGCAGCGGCCGCACGCGCGTCGTCGCCGATCGGATCGTCGCCTCCGCGCGCGGCGACCGCCTCGAGGCGGAAGGCCGCGTCGAGGCGACGCTTCTCCCCGACGCCGAGCGCACCGCGGCAGGCGCCGCGCTGTTCGACGCCAAGCAGACCGTGCACTTCGTGGCCGGCCGCCTCGAGAGCGAGGACGGAGGGCGGCAACTGCGATTCCGCCAGGCGGTCCGCGGCTGGCAGGAGGATCGGACCCTCTCCGCCGACGAGGTCGACGCGGACGCCAAGGGCGACGCGCTCGACGCGCGCGGCAAGGTCGCGACGCGTCTGCCGCGCGGGAAACAGGCGGCCGCCTCCGACGCCGACTACCTCGAAGTCACCTCGAACGCCCTGGCCTACCGCGGCGCCGAGTCGCAGGCCACCTACACCGGCAACGTCCGCGCCCGTCTCGCCGAGGGATGGTTCGAAAGCGCGCGGCTCGTGGTGCTCCTCCGCAAGCCCGAGGGGGGGATCCGCGAGGTGCGCGCGTTCGACAACGTGCGTCTCGAGTTCGCGGACACCGACGAGCAGGGGATGCCGCGACCGGTGACCGGAAAGGCGGACCGGCTGGTGTGGGACCCCGTCGCCTCGGTGGCGCGCCTGTTCGGAGACAAGGCGCCGGCCGAGGTGCGTCGCGAGGGAGAGAAGGGCGGGACGACGACCGGCAGGGTGTTACGCTACCGGCTCGACGCGGACGTCGTGGAGGTCGAGTCGACCTCGGAACGGGCGCCCTGA
- the lptB gene encoding LPS export ABC transporter ATP-binding protein → MAEPSPAVAGLVAEDLAKSYRGRKVVDGVSVRIEPGEIVGLLGPNGAGKTTSFYLVLGLVPPEGGRVTLDGEDITSLPMYLRARRGVGYLPQEASIFRRMSVEQNLLAVLELHGLDAEARKERCRSLIEDFGLDRVAGTAGFALSGGERRRAEIARALAAEPRYMLLDEPFAGIDPIAVADLQQIVTRLKDRGLGVLITDHNVRETLQITDRAYIIGSGRILRHGTPAELASDPEVRRVYLGENFRLH, encoded by the coding sequence GTGGCGGAGCCGTCCCCGGCGGTCGCGGGGCTCGTGGCGGAGGATCTCGCGAAGTCGTACCGCGGCCGCAAGGTCGTGGACGGCGTGAGCGTCCGGATCGAGCCCGGGGAGATCGTCGGCCTGCTCGGACCCAACGGCGCGGGGAAAACGACGTCGTTCTACCTCGTGCTCGGCCTGGTCCCCCCGGAAGGCGGGCGCGTGACCCTCGACGGTGAGGACATCACCTCGCTTCCGATGTACCTGCGCGCACGGCGCGGCGTCGGGTACCTCCCGCAGGAGGCCTCGATCTTCCGTCGCATGTCGGTGGAGCAGAATCTCCTCGCGGTCCTCGAGCTGCACGGACTCGACGCCGAGGCGCGGAAGGAGCGATGCCGATCGCTGATCGAGGACTTCGGCCTGGACCGCGTCGCCGGGACCGCCGGGTTCGCGCTGTCCGGCGGCGAGCGGCGCCGCGCGGAGATCGCCCGGGCGCTGGCGGCCGAGCCTCGCTACATGCTCCTGGACGAGCCGTTCGCCGGCATCGATCCGATCGCGGTCGCGGACCTCCAGCAGATCGTGACGCGACTCAAGGATCGCGGCCTGGGCGTGCTCATCACCGACCACAACGTCCGCGAGACTTTACAGATTACGGACCGGGCCTATATTATCGGCTCGGGCCGAATCCTCAGGCACGGCACGCCGGCCGAACTCGCTTCGGATCCTGAAGTACGGCGGGTCTACCTGGGCGAGAATTTCCGCCTGCACTGA
- the rpoN gene encoding RNA polymerase factor sigma-54: protein MALEQKLTVKMSQRLIMTPSLQQAIKLLQMSKLELVDEIQQELTENPVLDEVVGDATPEERAEADAATAEEAPADERRTEDREKDPYEEIDYESYFQDVDGGWMPRAPVDSGEELPSFENTLAEQQNLADHLLWQLGLAPASERLQAVGAAIVGNLNEDGYLRAGLDEIQQMGDWSVEEVREGLALIQGFDPVGVAARDLVECLTLQLRHLGQEGTPAETIVRFHMDKLQGRKYRELAETLGLDMDDLQAELEIIRGLDPRPGQKYNVESSRYVVPDVYVVKIDDDYQILLNEEGLPRLRISPVYRRMVERGAQATSSEAKEYVRDKLRSAFRLIKSLEERQRTIYKVARSIVKFQRDFLDYGIERLRPLVLKDVADDIGMHESTVSRVVNNKYMHTHRGLYEMRFFFHSGIASIRGGESVSSLTVKDRIKKIVVAEDARHPLSDAAIVKILKAEGLQIARRTVAKYREELKIPSSSSRKQVFQ from the coding sequence ATGGCGCTCGAACAGAAGCTCACCGTCAAGATGAGCCAGCGGCTCATCATGACGCCGTCGCTCCAGCAGGCCATCAAGCTCCTCCAGATGTCGAAGCTCGAGCTGGTCGACGAGATCCAGCAGGAGCTCACCGAGAACCCGGTCCTCGACGAGGTCGTGGGGGACGCGACCCCCGAGGAGCGCGCCGAGGCCGACGCCGCCACGGCCGAGGAGGCGCCCGCGGACGAGCGGCGCACCGAGGATCGCGAGAAGGACCCGTACGAGGAGATCGACTACGAATCCTATTTCCAGGACGTCGACGGCGGCTGGATGCCGCGGGCGCCCGTGGACTCCGGCGAGGAGCTCCCGTCGTTCGAGAACACGCTCGCCGAGCAGCAGAACCTCGCGGACCACCTCCTCTGGCAGCTCGGGCTCGCCCCGGCCTCGGAACGACTCCAGGCCGTGGGAGCCGCGATCGTGGGGAACCTCAACGAGGACGGCTACCTGCGCGCCGGCCTCGACGAGATCCAGCAGATGGGCGACTGGAGCGTCGAGGAGGTCCGGGAGGGACTCGCGCTGATCCAGGGGTTCGACCCGGTCGGCGTCGCCGCGCGCGACCTCGTCGAATGCCTGACCCTGCAGCTGCGCCACCTCGGGCAGGAGGGCACGCCCGCCGAGACGATCGTCCGCTTCCACATGGACAAGCTCCAGGGGCGCAAGTACCGCGAGCTCGCCGAGACGCTCGGGCTCGACATGGACGATCTCCAGGCCGAGCTCGAGATCATCCGCGGCCTGGACCCGCGCCCGGGTCAGAAGTACAACGTCGAGAGCAGCCGCTACGTGGTGCCCGACGTGTACGTCGTGAAGATCGACGACGACTACCAGATCCTCCTCAACGAGGAGGGCCTCCCGCGCCTGCGGATCAGTCCGGTCTACCGACGGATGGTGGAGCGGGGCGCGCAGGCCACCTCCTCCGAGGCGAAGGAGTACGTCCGCGACAAGCTGCGCTCGGCGTTCCGCCTCATCAAGAGCCTCGAGGAACGCCAGCGGACGATCTACAAGGTCGCCCGCTCGATCGTGAAGTTCCAGCGCGACTTCCTGGACTACGGGATCGAGCGCTTGCGTCCTCTCGTCCTCAAGGACGTCGCGGACGACATCGGGATGCACGAGAGCACGGTGAGCCGTGTGGTGAACAACAAGTACATGCACACGCACCGCGGTCTGTACGAGATGCGTTTCTTCTTCCACAGCGGGATCGCGTCGATCCGCGGCGGCGAGAGCGTCTCGTCCCTGACGGTCAAGGACCGCATCAAGAAGATCGTCGTCGCCGAGGACGCGCGGCATCCGCTCTCCGACGCCGCGATCGTGAAGATCCTCAAGGCCGAGGGGCTCCAGATCGCGCGCCGCACCGTCGCGAAGTACCGCGAGGAGCTCAAGATCCCGTCGTCGAGCAGTCGCAAACAGGTGTTCCAGTGA
- the raiA gene encoding ribosome-associated translation inhibitor RaiA: protein MRMNIVGRHVEVTPALKRFAMEKLGKLDKLIDGPLEAHVVLAVEKHRHLAEIQVKSKVGIFSGSKETADLYASIGDVVDKITAQAHRQKEKLQERKRRTGKKAAEAVAAIVEAPAEKPARRKAKAAKVVRIPRYRLKPLSADDAASELEATGSEVLVFRDADTYRVNVVFRRADGAIGLVDPEF from the coding sequence ATGCGGATGAACATCGTCGGAAGGCACGTCGAAGTGACCCCGGCTCTCAAGCGCTTCGCCATGGAGAAGCTGGGAAAGCTGGACAAGCTGATCGACGGCCCCCTCGAGGCCCACGTCGTGCTCGCGGTGGAGAAACACCGTCACCTGGCCGAGATCCAGGTCAAATCCAAGGTGGGGATCTTCTCCGGCTCGAAGGAGACCGCCGACCTCTACGCCTCCATCGGCGACGTCGTCGACAAGATCACCGCGCAAGCACACCGCCAGAAGGAAAAGCTCCAGGAGCGCAAGCGCCGCACCGGCAAGAAGGCGGCCGAGGCGGTCGCCGCCATCGTCGAGGCCCCCGCGGAGAAACCGGCGCGCCGGAAGGCCAAGGCGGCGAAGGTGGTCCGGATCCCGCGGTATCGCCTCAAGCCCCTGTCGGCGGACGACGCCGCGTCGGAGCTGGAGGCGACGGGCTCGGAGGTCCTGGTGTTCCGCGACGCCGACACCTACCGCGTCAACGTCGTCTTCCGCCGCGCCGACGGCGCGATCGGCCTCGTCGACCCGGAGTTCTGA